The following are encoded in a window of Bacillus xiapuensis genomic DNA:
- the trpA gene encoding tryptophan synthase subunit alpha yields MSKKKIETVFQTLERTGKKAFVPYIMAGDGGMESLKEQLLYLQEIGVTMAEVGIPFSDPVADGPVIQEAGKRALANGVTLHQVLNELNKMQAELVMPLILMTYYNPVFQYGLEKFASDCQKAGVSAVIIPDLPIEEEEEISAPMEKNDLALIHLVTLTSTEERMEKIMQAAKGFIYAVTVKGITGARNGFSNDVPAFLRKMKEKSPVPVLAGFGVSTKEQAEVLSQSCDGVIVGSKIVDLFHKGQKESIQSLIPDTAQLH; encoded by the coding sequence ATGAGTAAAAAGAAAATAGAAACGGTGTTTCAAACATTAGAAAGAACAGGCAAGAAAGCTTTCGTTCCTTATATTATGGCTGGAGATGGCGGAATGGAATCGCTGAAGGAGCAGCTGCTGTATTTGCAGGAAATTGGCGTGACCATGGCGGAGGTGGGAATTCCGTTTTCTGATCCGGTCGCCGATGGCCCGGTGATCCAAGAAGCCGGAAAAAGAGCGTTAGCCAATGGCGTTACGCTCCATCAGGTGTTAAATGAGTTGAATAAAATGCAAGCTGAGCTTGTCATGCCGCTTATACTAATGACTTATTATAACCCGGTTTTTCAATACGGTCTGGAGAAGTTTGCAAGCGACTGCCAAAAAGCCGGAGTGTCCGCGGTGATTATTCCGGATCTGCCTATTGAAGAAGAAGAGGAAATTAGCGCACCAATGGAAAAGAATGATTTAGCTCTGATCCATCTTGTCACATTGACGAGCACAGAAGAGCGCATGGAGAAAATAATGCAAGCGGCTAAAGGATTCATTTACGCTGTAACGGTGAAAGGAATAACCGGAGCAAGAAACGGCTTTAGCAATGACGTTCCTGCTTTCTTAAGAAAAATGAAGGAAAAAAGTCCGGTGCCGGTGCTCGCTGGATTCGGCGTATCAACAAAGGAGCAGGCTGAAGTGCTCAGCCAAAGCTGTGACGGGGTGATTGTCGGCAGTAAAATTGTAGACCTGTTTCACAAAGGCCAGAAGGAAAGCATTCAATCGCTCATTCCTGATACAGCCCAACTCCATTAA
- the trpB gene encoding tryptophan synthase subunit beta — protein MKRYNQPDGRGHFGEFGGRYVPEILMPAVLELEAAYEEAMKDEHFVQRLNDYLKDYIGRENPLYYAENLTKKAGGAKIYLKREDLNHTGAHKINNTIGQGLLALRMGKKKVVAETGAGQHGVATATVCALLNLECVIFMGEEDIRRQKLNVFRMELLGAKVIGVKQGSATLKDAVNEALRYWVTNVEDTHYIIGSVLGPHPFPKMVRDFQSVIGMETKAQMLQKEGKLPDAVVACIGGGSNAMGMFYPFVNEEGVRMYGVEAAGSGLNSGYHAASLTKGKAGVLHGSKMYLLQDEAGQIQEAHSISAGLDYPGVGPEHSLLKDIGRVEYSSVTDAEALASFQMLAQTEGIIPALESAHAIAFAIKLAESMTAEQSIAVCLSGRGDKDVAAVQARLGGDRHE, from the coding sequence ATGAAAAGATACAACCAACCAGATGGACGCGGCCATTTCGGAGAGTTTGGCGGCCGCTATGTTCCGGAAATACTAATGCCGGCTGTACTTGAATTGGAAGCCGCCTATGAGGAAGCGATGAAAGATGAACATTTTGTTCAGCGGCTGAATGATTACTTGAAGGATTACATCGGACGGGAGAATCCGCTTTATTATGCCGAAAACTTAACGAAGAAGGCTGGCGGTGCCAAGATCTATTTAAAACGGGAAGATCTGAATCACACAGGTGCTCATAAGATTAATAATACGATCGGCCAAGGCCTGCTAGCACTTCGTATGGGGAAGAAAAAGGTAGTGGCTGAAACAGGGGCGGGACAGCATGGAGTGGCAACTGCAACCGTGTGTGCGCTGTTAAACTTAGAATGTGTCATATTTATGGGAGAAGAGGACATTCGCCGCCAAAAATTAAATGTGTTCCGAATGGAGCTGCTGGGTGCGAAAGTGATCGGAGTAAAGCAAGGAAGCGCCACGCTGAAGGACGCAGTCAATGAAGCGCTTCGGTACTGGGTGACGAATGTAGAAGATACTCATTATATTATTGGCTCGGTGCTTGGGCCTCATCCTTTTCCAAAAATGGTCCGTGATTTTCAAAGCGTCATCGGTATGGAAACAAAAGCGCAAATGCTCCAAAAAGAGGGGAAGCTTCCGGATGCGGTGGTGGCCTGTATCGGCGGCGGCAGCAATGCGATGGGAATGTTCTATCCATTTGTGAATGAAGAAGGTGTCAGGATGTATGGAGTGGAAGCCGCGGGCAGCGGGTTAAACAGCGGCTATCACGCTGCATCGCTGACAAAAGGTAAAGCAGGAGTGCTGCATGGCAGCAAGATGTACTTGCTGCAAGATGAAGCCGGCCAAATTCAAGAAGCACATTCCATTTCCGCAGGTCTCGATTATCCCGGAGTCGGCCCTGAACATAGTTTGCTAAAAGATATCGGCAGAGTTGAATATTCCTCCGTAACCGATGCGGAAGCGCTGGCAAGCTTCCAAATGCTGGCGCAAACAGAAGGAATTATTCCCGCGCTAGAAAGTGCACATGCCATCGCTTTTGCCATCAAGCTGGCTGAATCAATGACAGCGGAGCAATCCATTGCTGTTTGCTTGTCAGGAAGAGGAGATAAGGATGTGGCAGCGGTTCAAGCAAGGTTAGGAGGGGATAGACATGAGTAA
- a CDS encoding phosphoribosylanthranilate isomerase, with amino-acid sequence MKVKICGIQNSEAALQAKKLGADAVGFVFANSKRQITAEQAERISEQLKQGPLKVGVFVNEPLKAVQEIAEQASLDIIQLHGDEPEEYARKLHLPVIKAFRYDCEVPLSAMFDYPADFILLDSPKGPYRGGNGTPFDWSSLEGQWLDHSRLILAGGLNSDNIEAAIQQVWPYGVDVSSGVESDGAKDVKKMKAFIEKAKGACK; translated from the coding sequence ATGAAAGTAAAGATTTGCGGTATTCAAAATTCCGAGGCAGCTTTGCAAGCGAAAAAGCTCGGAGCTGATGCGGTAGGATTTGTTTTTGCCAATAGCAAACGGCAAATCACAGCCGAACAAGCAGAACGGATCAGCGAACAGTTAAAACAGGGGCCATTGAAAGTCGGTGTGTTTGTTAATGAACCGTTAAAAGCGGTACAGGAAATAGCCGAACAGGCGAGTCTTGATATCATTCAGCTTCATGGCGATGAGCCTGAAGAATACGCCCGCAAATTGCATCTGCCTGTCATAAAAGCCTTTCGATACGATTGCGAAGTGCCGCTGTCAGCGATGTTTGACTACCCGGCGGACTTCATCCTGCTGGACAGTCCAAAGGGCCCCTACAGAGGGGGGAATGGCACGCCTTTTGACTGGTCTTCTCTGGAAGGACAATGGCTGGATCATTCGCGGCTAATTTTGGCTGGCGGTTTAAACAGTGACAATATTGAAGCAGCGATTCAACAAGTCTGGCCCTATGGCGTAGATGTCTCAAGCGGGGTAGAGTCGGACGGGGCTAAGGATGTTAAGAAGATGAAAGCATTTATCGAAAAAGCGAAAGGAGCATGCAAGTGA
- the trpC gene encoding indole-3-glycerol phosphate synthase TrpC, with the protein MTVTVLDRILRKKEEEVEQLKRDFPFGIRVNRKTHPSLYERFRKSKTMNIISEIKRASPSKGAIHLHVNPKEQGRLYEENGANAISVLTDQPFFQGSMKDLEAVRQEVKLPILCKDFIMDPIQIDRAKAAGADVILLIASALDPDALRRLYAYAQEQELDVLLEVHDEKEMEQALALEAKIIGINNRNLKTFQVDLAVTERLLKAYGRSDIVFVAESGIRTRADVKRVSEAGAKAVLVGETLMTSRNLSETFSQLKIDL; encoded by the coding sequence ATGACTGTCACTGTATTAGACAGAATATTAAGAAAAAAAGAGGAAGAAGTTGAACAGCTGAAGAGGGATTTTCCATTTGGAATAAGGGTGAACCGAAAAACACACCCATCGCTTTATGAAAGATTTAGGAAATCAAAAACGATGAATATCATTTCTGAAATCAAACGGGCGTCTCCCTCAAAAGGAGCTATTCACTTACATGTCAATCCGAAAGAGCAGGGCCGGTTGTATGAAGAAAACGGTGCGAATGCTATTTCCGTATTAACAGATCAACCGTTTTTTCAAGGATCTATGAAGGATTTAGAAGCGGTTCGTCAGGAGGTAAAGCTTCCGATCCTGTGCAAGGACTTTATTATGGATCCTATTCAAATAGATCGGGCCAAAGCAGCGGGGGCAGATGTGATATTACTTATTGCATCCGCTCTAGACCCGGATGCTTTACGGAGACTGTATGCGTATGCGCAAGAGCAGGAGCTTGATGTTCTTCTTGAGGTCCATGATGAGAAGGAAATGGAGCAAGCTCTTGCGCTTGAAGCGAAGATTATTGGCATTAATAATCGCAATTTAAAAACATTTCAAGTGGACCTGGCCGTTACAGAGCGCTTGCTGAAAGCTTACGGGCGGTCGGATATCGTGTTTGTTGCGGAGAGCGGTATACGCACGAGAGCGGATGTAAAGCGTGTCAGCGAGGCGGGAGCTAAAGCAGTCCTTGTGGGGGAGACGCTAATGACAAGCAGAAATCTCTCTGAAACCTTCAGTCAATTAAAAATAGATTTGTGA
- a CDS encoding bifunctional anthranilate synthase component II/anthranilate phosphoribosyltransferase: MILLIDNYDSFTYNLYQQIGSLGKNVRVIRNDECTIEEIEAMEPEAIVLSPGPGRPEEAGICMEVVRSFYHRLPILGICLGHQVIASAFGAKVVQAKTIKHGKVSLIKHSGTSLFASLRSSVTAMRYHSLAVEKEKLPQKLEVLAYAADDEEIMAIRHKEYPVFGLQFHPESIGTKEGGEMIQAFFQQYRKERQMKSFLLKLSNREALQETEMAEAMEEILRGNATEGEIAAFLVALKTKGETVDEITSLVKVLRKNALGTNKKLNHVMDNCGTGGDGSQSFNISTTSAFVLAGAGVKIAKHGNRSVSSKTGSADVLEHLGISLDYMDGEIDELLEENGMAFLFAPHVHPKLKRVMKVRRDLKIPTIFNLIGPLTNPIELDTQLVGIYRRDMLEVMAKVLGRLGRKRAVVMNGAGYMDEASLSGENHLILLEGGETKKLIITPEDVNLPYCDLEAIRGGEAKENAEILRRILEGEKGACRDTVLLNAGIGLFACKKASTIQQGVEMARESIDSGAALSKLHYLIDYSKRRQKRKVLV; this comes from the coding sequence ATGATTCTGCTCATTGATAATTATGATTCGTTTACTTATAACTTATATCAGCAAATCGGAAGCCTTGGGAAAAATGTGCGCGTTATTCGCAATGATGAATGTACGATAGAAGAAATCGAAGCGATGGAACCGGAAGCGATCGTTCTATCTCCAGGTCCGGGAAGACCTGAAGAAGCGGGCATTTGTATGGAAGTTGTGCGCAGCTTTTATCATCGGTTGCCAATCCTCGGCATTTGTTTAGGGCATCAAGTCATCGCGTCCGCATTTGGAGCCAAGGTTGTTCAAGCAAAGACGATTAAACATGGGAAAGTTTCATTAATCAAGCACAGCGGTACGTCTCTATTTGCTTCCCTTCGTTCGTCCGTCACCGCTATGCGGTATCATTCTCTCGCAGTTGAGAAAGAAAAGCTGCCGCAAAAGCTGGAAGTGCTGGCTTATGCGGCAGATGATGAAGAAATCATGGCTATTCGCCATAAAGAATATCCGGTGTTTGGACTGCAATTTCATCCCGAATCGATCGGAACGAAAGAGGGAGGAGAAATGATTCAAGCGTTTTTCCAGCAATATCGCAAGGAGAGACAGATGAAATCCTTCCTGCTGAAGTTGTCGAACCGTGAAGCGCTGCAAGAAACAGAAATGGCGGAGGCGATGGAAGAGATTTTGCGGGGGAATGCTACAGAAGGAGAAATCGCAGCTTTTCTGGTCGCGCTGAAAACAAAAGGAGAAACGGTCGATGAAATCACTTCATTAGTGAAAGTACTTAGGAAAAATGCACTGGGCACAAACAAAAAGCTGAATCACGTAATGGATAATTGCGGTACAGGAGGAGACGGCTCACAAAGCTTTAATATCAGCACAACGTCCGCCTTCGTTCTTGCCGGTGCAGGAGTGAAAATAGCCAAACATGGCAATAGAAGTGTCTCCAGTAAGACGGGAAGTGCGGATGTGCTTGAACATTTAGGCATTTCTCTGGATTATATGGACGGGGAAATCGATGAATTGCTCGAGGAGAACGGAATGGCTTTTCTGTTTGCTCCCCATGTTCACCCAAAATTAAAGCGTGTGATGAAGGTGCGCCGTGATTTGAAAATACCGACGATATTTAATTTAATTGGTCCATTAACAAATCCAATCGAATTAGATACGCAGCTTGTTGGCATCTATCGCCGCGATATGCTGGAAGTGATGGCGAAAGTGCTTGGGCGCCTTGGAAGAAAAAGAGCGGTCGTGATGAATGGAGCCGGATATATGGATGAAGCATCGCTTTCCGGGGAAAACCATCTCATTTTATTAGAGGGAGGAGAGACAAAAAAGCTGATTATCACTCCTGAAGATGTCAATCTACCTTATTGCGATTTAGAAGCGATTCGCGGCGGAGAGGCCAAGGAAAATGCCGAAATTTTAAGAAGGATTCTTGAAGGAGAAAAGGGGGCTTGCCGTGATACAGTGCTGCTGAATGCGGGCATCGGCTTATTTGCCTGCAAAAAGGCAAGTACCATTCAGCAAGGGGTGGAAATGGCTCGAGAAAGCATTGATTCTGGAGCGGCTCTATCGAAGCTGCACTATTTAATAGATTATTCTAAACGGCGGCAAAAAAGGAAGGTGCTAGTATGA
- the trpE gene encoding anthranilate synthase component I: MLTPIMLYHQLDGDRKFLFESSYKHKQSGRYSFIGMNPIQEYKATGSQVELVNDQKETVYKRKGHGLKELKYFFSKKKLADSPFPFFGGAVGYIGYDVMFLDEVIGEMLEDELQMPDIHFMIYDTFIVYDHLLQKIIIAAVDLFGERTEKDMEEAIAEYEKCIEKPSAGCAADSFEPLHFKGNLSKTFFNRMVEEAKSHIIRGDVFQVVLSQRLTAVFSGDPFSLYRRLRTSNPSPYMFFLDFHEYTVLGASPESLLRVRGNQVMANPIAGTRPRGKDEQEDRLLEEELLNDQKEIAEHRMLVDLSRNDLGKVCKLGSIKLTKFQKIEKYKYVMHLVSEVSGTLKADTHPVEALAAALPAGTVSGAPKIRAMQIINELEPVKRGLYAGAVGYISSNGDLDFALAIRTMIIKDAKAYVQAGAGIVYDSIPKKEYEETINKAKALLEVK, from the coding sequence ATGCTGACACCGATTATGCTCTATCATCAACTGGATGGAGACAGGAAGTTCTTGTTTGAAAGCTCCTATAAACATAAACAAAGCGGGCGGTATTCCTTTATCGGCATGAATCCGATTCAAGAGTATAAGGCGACAGGCTCACAAGTTGAGCTTGTCAATGATCAAAAAGAGACGGTTTACAAGCGAAAGGGCCATGGCTTAAAGGAATTAAAATATTTTTTCTCAAAGAAGAAGCTGGCTGATTCCCCATTTCCTTTTTTCGGAGGGGCAGTTGGATATATTGGCTATGATGTGATGTTTCTTGATGAGGTGATCGGCGAAATGCTGGAGGATGAACTGCAAATGCCGGATATTCATTTCATGATTTACGATACTTTTATCGTATACGATCATTTATTGCAGAAAATCATAATCGCAGCGGTGGATTTATTCGGTGAACGGACTGAGAAGGACATGGAAGAAGCGATAGCTGAATATGAAAAATGCATCGAAAAACCAAGCGCTGGATGTGCGGCCGATTCGTTTGAACCGCTTCATTTTAAAGGGAATTTAAGCAAAACGTTCTTTAACCGGATGGTAGAGGAAGCTAAGAGTCATATCATTCGGGGAGATGTTTTCCAGGTCGTTCTGTCTCAGCGTTTAACAGCAGTATTCAGCGGTGATCCCTTCTCACTGTATCGCAGGCTGCGGACATCGAACCCCTCGCCGTATATGTTTTTTCTAGATTTTCATGAATACACCGTTCTTGGAGCTTCTCCTGAAAGCCTGCTCCGCGTAAGAGGCAATCAGGTAATGGCAAATCCGATTGCCGGCACGCGGCCAAGAGGGAAGGATGAGCAGGAAGATCGTTTGCTGGAAGAAGAGCTTTTAAACGATCAAAAAGAAATAGCGGAACATCGCATGCTGGTGGATTTGAGCCGCAATGATCTGGGAAAGGTCTGCAAGCTCGGGAGCATCAAGCTGACCAAATTTCAGAAGATTGAAAAATATAAATATGTGATGCATCTTGTTTCGGAAGTAAGCGGCACATTGAAAGCAGATACGCATCCTGTTGAGGCATTAGCGGCCGCCTTGCCGGCCGGTACAGTGTCAGGCGCGCCCAAAATCCGGGCGATGCAAATTATAAATGAGCTAGAGCCGGTTAAGCGGGGTCTTTACGCTGGTGCCGTCGGATATATTTCTTCAAACGGAGATTTGGATTTTGCGCTGGCGATCCGAACGATGATCATAAAAGATGCTAAAGCTTATGTTCAAGCAGGTGCTGGGATCGTCTATGATTCAATTCCAAAAAAAGAATATGAAGAAACGATCAATAAAGCCAAAGCGCTATTGGAGGTTAAATAA
- a CDS encoding EAL and HDOD domain-containing protein produces the protein MTVYVARQPIFNRKEETVAYELLYRKQDNQPYADIMSGDEATMEVLKNGLLNIGIDRLSDGKMLFVNFTKNLLLQDVPSFLANDQIVIEILEDIHSTKEVIQAGFKLKEAGFKLALDDFLLNDQNKDLVPLADIIKVDFMQTTKEQRQEMRRAIENPKVLWLAEKVESRSQFTEALEEDFHLFQGFFFEKPSLISADAIPEFSKNYFLIMDEIASPAPDIKKVARLIEEDLSLSYQLLKLLNKTAFIQREKVQTIHQAVMLIGLEELKKWLLFIILNISGSKCPEEIIRTSLIRAKTLEQLAHQYFPDELSSKYFLLGMLSMVDALIARPMEEILRELPIDTEVKKALILKKNSLAEVLQLTRDLEGGNWDAAIKRSLSLHIDDRFLLSCYHEAIRWSSLILQK, from the coding sequence ATGACGGTATATGTAGCAAGACAGCCGATTTTTAATCGCAAGGAAGAAACGGTCGCTTATGAACTATTATATCGCAAACAAGACAACCAACCTTACGCAGACATCATGAGCGGTGACGAAGCGACAATGGAAGTGCTGAAGAACGGTTTATTGAACATTGGCATTGACCGGCTTTCTGACGGGAAGATGCTGTTTGTTAACTTTACAAAAAATTTATTATTGCAGGATGTCCCCAGCTTTTTAGCAAATGATCAAATCGTCATTGAGATTTTAGAGGATATCCATTCGACAAAAGAAGTGATTCAAGCCGGATTCAAGCTGAAAGAAGCAGGATTCAAGCTCGCTTTAGATGACTTTTTGCTGAATGATCAAAACAAGGACTTAGTTCCGCTGGCTGACATCATTAAAGTAGATTTCATGCAGACGACCAAGGAGCAGCGCCAAGAAATGAGAAGAGCCATTGAAAACCCAAAAGTGCTCTGGCTTGCTGAAAAGGTGGAATCAAGAAGCCAATTCACGGAGGCGCTTGAAGAGGATTTCCACTTGTTTCAAGGCTTCTTTTTCGAAAAGCCTTCCTTGATCAGCGCCGATGCCATCCCGGAATTTTCCAAAAATTATTTTTTAATCATGGACGAAATAGCGAGTCCAGCTCCGGATATAAAAAAAGTGGCTCGTTTAATAGAAGAAGATCTGTCTTTATCTTATCAACTGTTAAAATTATTAAACAAAACGGCCTTTATTCAGCGGGAGAAGGTGCAGACGATCCATCAGGCAGTTATGCTTATCGGGCTGGAAGAATTAAAGAAATGGCTGCTTTTCATTATTTTGAATATCTCCGGGTCAAAATGTCCTGAAGAGATCATCCGCACATCCTTGATCCGCGCTAAAACCTTGGAGCAGCTGGCTCATCAATATTTCCCAGATGAACTGTCCTCGAAGTATTTTCTGCTCGGCATGCTGTCGATGGTCGATGCTTTAATTGCTCGTCCGATGGAGGAGATTCTTAGGGAGCTGCCCATTGACACAGAAGTCAAGAAAGCACTCATCTTGAAAAAGAACTCCCTTGCCGAAGTATTGCAGCTCACTAGAGATTTAGAAGGAGGAAATTGGGACGCTGCCATCAAGCGCAGTTTATCTTTACATATTGACGATCGTTTTTTGTTATCTTGTTACCATGAAGCCATCAGATGGAGCAGTTTAATCCTGCAAAAATAA